Proteins found in one Aethina tumida isolate Nest 87 chromosome 1, icAetTumi1.1, whole genome shotgun sequence genomic segment:
- the LOC109608336 gene encoding M-phase inducer phosphatase-like isoform X1: MWDPITINNGTCTSCFGSRARRYGSMMDKENLQSPSKMDDMSMYENNSPRIAPICSSPSHCTHNIIRRPLEDHDSNSQDSGYSASFQSDHVTKYMSYTSPSRGSFQSFGSNSMGSMEDEFLEDFSDVEPLEKHGNLPEDFEKLLDGPLITKPKLCETQTEFCARPPLRRSFSHQPSTRDTPNSRRIRSCLFKTDDVRPFKRPDPPSTVQVVVKKSKIFEDDEDEASVPEVPFRPQLKRAFSATEESIMSAVQRSADTDDLIGDFSKSFCLPLTNGRHRDLKAITPHTLAALMRGEFDHSIASFKIIDCRYPYEFDGGHINGAINIYTKDKCLELLNENTVAQQQHNKRHILVFHCEFSSERGPNLYRYLRKEDRHRNEQEYPSLNYPEIYLLEGGYKNFFQYYSEMCIPIAYKEMLHPEHEHDLRHFRQKSKTWNMDSRPRPQLNRRRFGRLDV, encoded by the exons ATGTGGGATCCCATCACGATCAACAACGGCACGTGCACATCTTGCTTCGGCTCGAG GGCTAGGCGATACGGCTCGATGATGGACAAGGAAAATCTCCAGTCCCCTTCGAAGATGGACGACATGTCCATGTACGAGAACAATAGTCCGAGAATTGCGCCGATTTGCAGCTCACCATCGCACTGCACCCACAACATAATACGCCGCCCCTTGGAGGACCACGACTCAAACTCCCAGGACTCCGGTTACAGTGCCAGTTTTCAAAGTGATCATGTCACCAAGTACATGTCCTACACCTCACCCAGCAGGGGCTCCTTCCAGTCCTTCGGCTCCAACTCCATGGGCTCCATGGAGGACGAGTTCTTGGAGGACTTCTCCGACGTCGAACCCCTGGAGAAGCACGGCAACCTCCCGGAGGACTTCGAGAAGCTGTTGGACGGCCCGTTGATCACCAAACCCAAACTGTGCGAGACCCAAACGGAGTTCTGCGCCAGACCTCCCCTACGGAGGTCCTTCTCCCACCAGCCCTCCACCAGGGACACCCCAAACAGTCGGCGCATCCGCTCCTGCCTCTTCAAAACCGACGACGTCCGCCCCTTCAAACGCCCCGACCCCCCGTCCACGGTCCAAGTGGTGGTTAAAAAGTCCAAGATCTTCGAGGACGACGAGGACGAGGCTTCGGTGCCCGAGGTGCCCTTCCGCCCCCAATTAAAACGCGCCTTCTCCGCCACCGAGGAGAGCATCATGAGTGCGGTCCAAAGGTCCGCCGACACGGACGACTTGATCGGCGACTTCAGCAAGAGCTTCTGCCTGCCCCTGACCAACGGCCGTCACCGCGACCTCAAAGCCATCACGCCGCACACCCTGGCCGCCCTCATGCGGGGGGAGTTCGACCACAGCATCGCCTCCTTCAAAATAATCGACTGCCGTTACCCGTACGAGTTCGACGGCGGACACATCAACGGCGCCATCAACATCTACACCAAGGACAAGTGCTTGGAGCTGCTCAACGAAAACACGGTGGCCCAGCAGCAGCACAACAAGAGGCACATCTTGGTCTTCCACTGCGAGTTCTCCAGCGAACGTGGACCCAACCT ATACAGATACTTAAGGAAGGAAGACCGCCACAGGAACGAGCAGGAGTACCCCTCGTTGAACTACCCCGAGATTTACCTGTTGGAGGGCGGCTACAAAAATTTCTTCCAGTACTATTCCGAAATGTGCATCCCGATTGCCTACAAGGAGATGCTGCATCCGGAACACGAGCACGATCTGCGCCATTTCCGACAGAAGTCCAAGACTTGGAACATGGACAGTCGCCCACGTCCGCAGTTGAACCGCAGAAGGTTTGGCAGACTTGACGTCTAA
- the LOC109608336 gene encoding M-phase inducer phosphatase-like isoform X2, with amino-acid sequence MMDKENLQSPSKMDDMSMYENNSPRIAPICSSPSHCTHNIIRRPLEDHDSNSQDSGYSASFQSDHVTKYMSYTSPSRGSFQSFGSNSMGSMEDEFLEDFSDVEPLEKHGNLPEDFEKLLDGPLITKPKLCETQTEFCARPPLRRSFSHQPSTRDTPNSRRIRSCLFKTDDVRPFKRPDPPSTVQVVVKKSKIFEDDEDEASVPEVPFRPQLKRAFSATEESIMSAVQRSADTDDLIGDFSKSFCLPLTNGRHRDLKAITPHTLAALMRGEFDHSIASFKIIDCRYPYEFDGGHINGAINIYTKDKCLELLNENTVAQQQHNKRHILVFHCEFSSERGPNLYRYLRKEDRHRNEQEYPSLNYPEIYLLEGGYKNFFQYYSEMCIPIAYKEMLHPEHEHDLRHFRQKSKTWNMDSRPRPQLNRRRFGRLDV; translated from the exons ATGATGGACAAGGAAAATCTCCAGTCCCCTTCGAAGATGGACGACATGTCCATGTACGAGAACAATAGTCCGAGAATTGCGCCGATTTGCAGCTCACCATCGCACTGCACCCACAACATAATACGCCGCCCCTTGGAGGACCACGACTCAAACTCCCAGGACTCCGGTTACAGTGCCAGTTTTCAAAGTGATCATGTCACCAAGTACATGTCCTACACCTCACCCAGCAGGGGCTCCTTCCAGTCCTTCGGCTCCAACTCCATGGGCTCCATGGAGGACGAGTTCTTGGAGGACTTCTCCGACGTCGAACCCCTGGAGAAGCACGGCAACCTCCCGGAGGACTTCGAGAAGCTGTTGGACGGCCCGTTGATCACCAAACCCAAACTGTGCGAGACCCAAACGGAGTTCTGCGCCAGACCTCCCCTACGGAGGTCCTTCTCCCACCAGCCCTCCACCAGGGACACCCCAAACAGTCGGCGCATCCGCTCCTGCCTCTTCAAAACCGACGACGTCCGCCCCTTCAAACGCCCCGACCCCCCGTCCACGGTCCAAGTGGTGGTTAAAAAGTCCAAGATCTTCGAGGACGACGAGGACGAGGCTTCGGTGCCCGAGGTGCCCTTCCGCCCCCAATTAAAACGCGCCTTCTCCGCCACCGAGGAGAGCATCATGAGTGCGGTCCAAAGGTCCGCCGACACGGACGACTTGATCGGCGACTTCAGCAAGAGCTTCTGCCTGCCCCTGACCAACGGCCGTCACCGCGACCTCAAAGCCATCACGCCGCACACCCTGGCCGCCCTCATGCGGGGGGAGTTCGACCACAGCATCGCCTCCTTCAAAATAATCGACTGCCGTTACCCGTACGAGTTCGACGGCGGACACATCAACGGCGCCATCAACATCTACACCAAGGACAAGTGCTTGGAGCTGCTCAACGAAAACACGGTGGCCCAGCAGCAGCACAACAAGAGGCACATCTTGGTCTTCCACTGCGAGTTCTCCAGCGAACGTGGACCCAACCT ATACAGATACTTAAGGAAGGAAGACCGCCACAGGAACGAGCAGGAGTACCCCTCGTTGAACTACCCCGAGATTTACCTGTTGGAGGGCGGCTACAAAAATTTCTTCCAGTACTATTCCGAAATGTGCATCCCGATTGCCTACAAGGAGATGCTGCATCCGGAACACGAGCACGATCTGCGCCATTTCCGACAGAAGTCCAAGACTTGGAACATGGACAGTCGCCCACGTCCGCAGTTGAACCGCAGAAGGTTTGGCAGACTTGACGTCTAA